A stretch of the Papaver somniferum cultivar HN1 chromosome 6, ASM357369v1, whole genome shotgun sequence genome encodes the following:
- the LOC113287001 gene encoding ubiquinol oxidase 2, mitochondrial-like, with protein sequence MFSSKKLAGSMLNQIRPHLQSSSTGGSIVNQSANGLLLKTRFPEIGMRRASTIALSEEEKHREEKGGFGGSSAAAGGNKDGPEQNGVASYWGVSPNKLVKEDGTEWKWKSFRPWEAYEPDMSIDLTKHHKPTNMMDKFAYWTVKALRYPTDVFFQRRYGCRAMMLETVAAVPGMVGGMLLHCKSLRRFEHSGGWIKALLEEAENERMHLMTFMEVAKPKWYERALVIAVQGVFFNAYFLSYMISPKLSHRIVGYLEEEAIHSYTEFLKELDKGTIENVKAPAIAVDYWRLPADATLRDVVMVVRADEAHHRDVNHFASDIHVQGHELKESAAPVGYH encoded by the exons ATGTTTAGTTCAAAGAAGTTAGCTGGTTCAATGCTGAATCAAATTCGTCCGCACTTACAATCATCATCAACAGGAGGATCAATAGTTAATCAATCGGCCAACGGATTACTGTTGAAAACAAGGTTTCCGGAGATTGGTATGCGGAGAGCGAGTACGATAGCATTAAGTGAAGAAGAAAAGCACAGGGAAGAGAAAGGAGGGTTTGGTGGTTCTTCAGCTGCCGCCGGTGGGAATAAGGACGGACCGGAGCAGAATGGAGTTGCTAGTTATTGGGGTGTTAGCCCAAATAAGTTGGTTAAAGAAGATGGTACAGAGTGGAAATGGAAGTCATTCAGG CCATGGGAAGCATATGAACCTGATATGTCAATTGATTTAACGAAACATCATAAACCAACAAATATGATGGACAAATTTGCTTATTGGACTGTCAAAGCTCTTCGTTATCCTACTgacgtttttttccag AGGAGATATGGGTGCAGAGCAATGATGTTGGAAACAGTGGCAGCAGTACCAGGGATGGTAGGAGGAATGTTATTGCACTGTAAGTCTTTACGACGCTTTGAACATAGTGGAGGTTGGATCAAAGCATTGCTGGAAGAAGCCGAGAATGAAAGAATGCATCTAATGACATTTATGGAAGTAGCTAAACCAAAATGGTATGAAAGAGCATTAGTAATTGCGGTACAGGGAGTGTTTTTCAATGCCTATTTCTTATCTTACATGATTTCGCCAAAGCTTTCTCATAGAATTGTTGGGTATTTGGAAGAAGAAGCAATTCATTCTTACACTGAATTTTTGAAAGAGTTGGACAAAGGAACTATTGAGAATGTTAAGGCACCTGCTATTGCCGTCGACTATTGGAGGTTACCTGCTGATGCTACATTGAGAGATGTTGTTATGGTTGTTAGAGCTGATGAAGCACACCATCGTGATGTTAATCATTTTGCTTCA GACATACACGTTCAAGGGCATGAACTCAAGGAATCAGCAGCTCCAGTTGGGTACCACTGA